A stretch of the Synechocystis sp. PCC 7338 genome encodes the following:
- a CDS encoding fimbria/pilus periplasmic chaperone yields MPKVTEASPSFQLSPMEMQFTPAGSGASRSFLLRSTGTQPVAVQVSVVGRQMSIDGIEEMPPEEEDFVVYPPQIILMPNQVQAVRVVWVGDPTPAEELPYRIVAEQVPIDALEPKIDEPTDTRVVDIKVLFKYVGTIYVTPPNASPKVVLENAQPLTSEDGSQKLVLNFENQGTAHQLLRGLKVNLTAEGKTITLSGDEQLKGVIGENMLAGNKRRFVLPWPKELPVGPVTATFTTN; encoded by the coding sequence ATGCCAAAGGTAACAGAAGCTTCCCCCTCTTTCCAACTTTCCCCCATGGAAATGCAATTTACTCCAGCTGGCAGTGGAGCAAGTCGTTCTTTTCTGCTTCGTAGCACGGGAACCCAGCCTGTAGCAGTGCAAGTAAGTGTTGTGGGCCGCCAAATGTCCATCGATGGGATCGAGGAAATGCCTCCGGAAGAGGAAGATTTTGTGGTTTATCCTCCCCAGATTATTCTTATGCCCAACCAAGTTCAGGCTGTGAGGGTAGTGTGGGTAGGAGATCCAACTCCTGCTGAGGAACTTCCCTATCGCATTGTGGCCGAACAGGTTCCCATTGATGCCCTAGAGCCAAAAATTGACGAGCCTACCGACACAAGAGTTGTCGATATCAAAGTCCTTTTTAAGTATGTGGGTACGATCTATGTTACCCCTCCCAATGCTTCTCCCAAAGTAGTCCTAGAAAATGCCCAGCCTTTGACTTCAGAAGATGGTTCCCAGAAGTTGGTACTAAATTTTGAAAATCAGGGTACAGCCCACCAATTGCTCAGAGGGTTGAAGGTTAATCTTACTGCGGAGGGAAAAACCATCACCCTCAGTGGAGATGAACAACTGAAAGGAGTCATTGGCGAGAATATGCTAGCTGGCAATAAGCGCCGCTTTGTTCTGCCCTGGCCCAAAGAATTACCCGTTGGCCCTGTTACTGCCACCTTTACCACAAATTAA
- a CDS encoding GNAT family N-acetyltransferase yields MEINWSWQRFNDISGEAMHEMLALRQNVFMVEQGCLYLDADGLDKQSWHLFGRTNDQQLVAYARLNFPHTRYPEPSFGRVLTSKAIRGMGTGRKIVAACIQKSLQEYPNLDVWISAQTYLTKFYAEFGFAEVGDPYDDHGIEHISMIFRVPPNR; encoded by the coding sequence GTGGAAATTAATTGGTCTTGGCAACGGTTTAACGATATTTCTGGGGAAGCAATGCACGAAATGCTCGCCCTACGGCAAAATGTGTTTATGGTAGAGCAGGGATGTTTATATTTGGACGCTGATGGGTTGGATAAACAATCATGGCACCTGTTTGGTCGCACCAATGATCAACAATTAGTGGCCTACGCACGACTGAATTTTCCCCATACCAGATACCCGGAACCATCTTTCGGTCGAGTTCTCACGAGTAAAGCAATCAGGGGAATGGGTACTGGCAGGAAAATTGTCGCAGCCTGCATCCAGAAAAGCTTGCAGGAATATCCAAACTTAGATGTGTGGATTTCAGCTCAGACTTACCTTACCAAGTTTTATGCAGAATTTGGTTTTGCAGAGGTTGGTGATCCCTATGATGACCACGGCATAGAACATATCAGTATGATTTTTCGTGTTCCGCCCAACAGGTGA
- a CDS encoding Uma2 family endonuclease, with protein MIALIDHGLTDYQQLLDSIPSPLATREQIFIISDVSWQDYQGLLTLLGDNSTFILKYSRQTLQVMSPSYRHEFYKEKIGILLEAYLQEKSIRFYSLGSTTFRSALTQWGIELDKSYCFKSRKNIPDLAIEIVLTSGSIDSLEIYQALGVPEVWFWQNNQLDVYYLNKKNYEKVNQSELLPGLDLTLFASYIAWKEPFDAVLAFRQKIRGN; from the coding sequence ATGATAGCCTTAATTGATCATGGTTTAACTGATTACCAGCAACTATTGGACAGCATTCCATCTCCCCTAGCAACAAGGGAGCAAATTTTTATTATTTCTGATGTTAGTTGGCAGGATTATCAGGGGCTACTAACCTTATTAGGAGATAATTCCACATTTATTTTGAAATACTCCCGGCAAACGCTACAAGTTATGTCCCCTAGTTATCGTCACGAATTTTATAAAGAAAAAATCGGCATTTTATTAGAAGCTTATTTGCAAGAAAAATCCATTCGCTTTTATTCCCTCGGCTCAACCACTTTTCGGTCTGCATTGACCCAATGGGGCATCGAGCTAGATAAGTCCTACTGTTTCAAGAGCCGAAAAAATATTCCTGATTTAGCCATTGAAATTGTGCTAACCAGTGGCAGCATTGACTCTCTGGAAATCTATCAGGCTTTGGGCGTTCCAGAAGTTTGGTTTTGGCAAAACAATCAGCTAGACGTTTACTACTTAAACAAAAAAAACTACGAGAAAGTTAATCAAAGCGAATTATTGCCGGGGCTAGATTTAACCTTATTCGCTAGTTATATTGCTTGGAAAGAACCCTTCGATGCGGTGTTAGCTTTTCGCCAGAAGATCCGGGGCAATTGA
- a CDS encoding type II toxin-antitoxin system PemK/MazF family toxin, with amino-acid sequence MYRGEIWWADLPNPVGSEPGYRRPVLIVQDDIFTQSLINTVIVVVITSNIRLAEAPGNVVLPPEASGLPRQSVVNVSQILTVDKSFLTELVGSLPKYLQEQVDEGLRMVLFL; translated from the coding sequence ATGTATAGGGGCGAAATTTGGTGGGCGGATCTGCCTAATCCCGTCGGCTCTGAACCGGGCTACCGTCGTCCTGTGCTAATCGTTCAAGATGATATTTTCACCCAAAGCCTAATTAACACGGTCATTGTAGTTGTCATTACTTCTAATATTCGGTTAGCAGAAGCACCGGGGAATGTCGTTTTGCCCCCGGAAGCGTCGGGCTTACCCAGGCAGTCCGTTGTCAATGTGTCTCAGATTTTAACGGTGGATAAATCCTTCCTCACAGAACTTGTCGGTTCCTTACCCAAATATCTACAAGAGCAGGTGGATGAGGGTCTGCGGATGGTGTTGTTTCTCTAA